In the Staphylococcus sp. IVB6240 genome, one interval contains:
- a CDS encoding four-carbon acid sugar kinase family protein: MLNRQLIEQQQGDEIRKGLDTLNFKIVVLDDDPTGTQTVKDLPVYTDWSLQYIEDGFQQPHNMFYILTNSRALTETETTTLHTTIIENIEAISQKLDVPYMVISRGDSTLRGHFYLEPKVLNDAADEPFDAVFYLPAFFEGNRFTYEGVHYLEDNGTLMPVADSEFANDTTFGFKSTTMADFIDEKSNGEIKADNVKHITLQQLRNREKLFDVFAQLSNFDAVVVDALNDEDMDYFVASLITFLNQQPKRFIFRTAASFVKAICQTPGEIIQLNDYQQSGHGGLMIVGSHVKKSSDQLQHLLSNTDIEAVEFGVKILETPDLLEGYIQDLTQRVEKLLSEGKDVALYTSRDVVKTNDINQNLNISTQISNSLVQIVQDLAIQPSFIIAKGGITSSDVATKGLGIKKAEVIGQVTAGVPVWLTGEEAKYAGMPYVIFPGNVGDVETLTNVYEINKTRKG, from the coding sequence TTTTAAAATCGTTGTATTAGATGATGATCCAACAGGGACACAAACAGTGAAAGATTTACCAGTGTATACAGATTGGTCTTTACAGTATATTGAAGATGGATTCCAACAACCTCACAATATGTTCTATATTTTAACGAACTCACGTGCACTCACAGAAACAGAAACAACAACATTACACACTACTATTATTGAAAATATTGAAGCTATTTCTCAAAAATTAGATGTACCTTATATGGTGATTAGCCGTGGGGATTCTACATTGCGTGGTCATTTCTATTTAGAACCAAAAGTTTTAAATGACGCAGCAGATGAGCCATTTGATGCGGTATTTTACTTACCAGCATTTTTTGAAGGGAATCGTTTTACATATGAAGGTGTGCATTATTTAGAAGATAACGGAACCCTTATGCCAGTGGCTGACAGTGAGTTTGCAAATGATACAACATTTGGATTTAAGAGCACAACAATGGCAGATTTTATTGATGAGAAAAGTAATGGTGAGATTAAAGCTGATAATGTGAAACATATTACGCTCCAACAATTAAGAAATAGAGAGAAACTGTTTGATGTGTTTGCGCAGCTTTCAAATTTTGATGCAGTAGTCGTAGATGCGTTGAATGATGAAGATATGGATTACTTTGTAGCGAGCTTAATTACATTTCTAAATCAACAGCCGAAGCGTTTTATTTTTAGAACAGCGGCCTCATTCGTGAAAGCAATTTGTCAGACACCAGGTGAAATCATTCAACTTAATGATTATCAACAGAGTGGACATGGGGGATTGATGATTGTCGGTTCACATGTGAAGAAATCATCAGATCAATTACAGCATTTATTATCAAATACAGATATTGAAGCCGTAGAATTTGGTGTCAAAATATTAGAAACGCCTGATTTACTTGAAGGTTATATTCAAGATTTAACACAACGAGTAGAGAAATTATTAAGTGAAGGTAAAGATGTCGCATTGTATACATCACGTGATGTTGTGAAGACAAATGATATTAATCAAAACTTAAATATTTCAACGCAGATTTCTAATAGCTTGGTACAAATTGTACAAGATTTAGCGATTCAACCAAGTTTTATCATTGCGAAAGGTGGCATTACGTCGAGTGATGTCGCAACGAAAGGACTTGGTATTAAGAAAGCAGAAGTGATTGGACAAGTGACGGCAGGTGTACCGGTATGGCTCACAGGAGAAGAAGCGAAATATGCTGGTATGCCATATGTGATTTTCCCAGGAAATGTTGGGGATGTTGAAACGTTAACGAATGTCTATGAAATAAACAAAACACGTAAAGGTTAA
- a CDS encoding gluconate:H+ symporter, which yields MLGEFWPIIGVIIGVALLLFLIMGLKLNTFIALIVTSMVTGIILGMPIDQVVATVEKGMGDTLGHIAIIFGLGAILGKLLSDGGGATKIADTLIVTFGAKHVTWAMIIASFIIGISLFLEVAFVLLIPLVFTLAKRMDIPRLQVGLPMTAAIAVTHGFLPPHPGPVAIAEAVDANVGYVLMYGIIIGIPLAMIVGATFPAVARKLVPSAFNQENEVDAVNGVEELKVDKLPSFGISLLTALLPVILMIIATIVQLVTGHEDGKASGLEGFIYFLGSSSTAMLIAVLFAIYTMGIRQQRTMNHIMDSVTAAITPIAMLLLIIGGGGTFKQVLIDGGVGDAISNIFSDTSMSPIVLAWLAAALMRLALGSTTVSAISSVGIVLPMLQSSDVNLALVVLAIGAGSIFCSHVNDAGFWMFKEYFGLSMKETFLTWTLLESILSVLGLGFVLLLGMII from the coding sequence ATGTTGGGAGAGTTCTGGCCGATTATTGGCGTTATTATTGGTGTTGCATTATTACTATTCTTAATTATGGGATTAAAACTGAATACCTTTATTGCCTTAATTGTTACATCAATGGTAACGGGTATTATTCTAGGTATGCCGATTGATCAAGTTGTTGCGACAGTTGAAAAAGGGATGGGCGATACCCTTGGTCATATTGCGATTATTTTTGGTCTTGGGGCTATTTTAGGTAAGCTACTATCAGATGGTGGCGGTGCGACGAAAATTGCTGATACATTGATTGTCACATTTGGTGCGAAACATGTGACATGGGCAATGATTATTGCATCATTTATTATTGGTATTTCACTATTCTTAGAAGTGGCGTTTGTCTTATTAATTCCACTTGTTTTTACTTTGGCGAAACGTATGGATATTCCAAGATTACAAGTTGGTTTGCCAATGACTGCAGCGATTGCGGTGACACATGGATTCTTACCACCTCATCCGGGTCCAGTAGCAATTGCTGAAGCAGTCGATGCAAATGTCGGTTATGTATTAATGTATGGAATTATTATTGGTATTCCACTAGCAATGATTGTAGGGGCTACTTTCCCTGCTGTTGCACGTAAACTGGTACCTTCTGCGTTTAATCAAGAAAATGAAGTGGATGCGGTAAATGGTGTAGAAGAATTAAAAGTAGATAAATTACCAAGCTTTGGTATCAGTTTATTAACAGCGCTTTTACCGGTTATCTTGATGATTATTGCAACGATTGTACAACTTGTAACAGGTCATGAAGACGGTAAAGCGAGTGGATTAGAAGGATTTATTTACTTCCTTGGATCTTCATCAACAGCGATGTTAATTGCAGTGTTATTTGCTATTTATACAATGGGTATTAGACAGCAACGTACAATGAACCATATTATGGATTCGGTTACAGCCGCTATTACACCGATTGCGATGTTATTACTAATTATTGGTGGTGGCGGTACATTCAAGCAAGTGTTAATTGATGGTGGTGTCGGTGATGCGATCTCTAATATATTCAGTGATACAAGCATGTCACCGATTGTCTTAGCTTGGTTGGCAGCCGCGCTGATGCGCTTAGCATTAGGTTCAACAACGGTATCTGCCATTTCATCAGTGGGTATCGTACTCCCAATGTTACAATCATCAGATGTGAATTTAGCACTCGTTGTATTAGCAATCGGTGCAGGTAGTATCTTCTGTTCACATGTGAATGACGCCGGATTCTGGATGTTCAAAGAATATTTTGGCTTATCAATGAAAGAAACATTTCTAACATGGACATTGTTAGAATCTATTTTATCCGTATTAGGATTAGGTTTTGTTCTACTACTAGGTATGATTATTTAA
- a CDS encoding GntR family transcriptional regulator produces MTQAQPKFLTIYNTLYEEIQMGKFPGGESLPTEKVLCERFGVSRMTLRQAIKLLTEDGVVESIRGKGHFVVSQHRDHSTSSMAHLAHPLQQMSREAMTLETIHYRVDLESEYTNHLFPDHPSAVVAMERYYVREGNTSKNTDAMCFTFIPINVIDLYEVSTQDEAAVRAFVEEQVYQYAAQSDLKFSMTQNPHFAHDGYTFDGGDHCWLVAETLYTGHESPVMINKWYVPNIQADINVTRMKETT; encoded by the coding sequence GTGACGCAAGCACAGCCAAAATTTTTAACAATTTATAATACACTTTATGAAGAAATACAAATGGGCAAGTTTCCAGGTGGAGAGTCATTACCAACAGAGAAGGTGCTGTGTGAACGTTTTGGTGTGAGCCGCATGACGTTACGCCAGGCAATCAAGTTATTGACGGAAGATGGTGTCGTTGAGAGTATTCGTGGGAAAGGGCATTTTGTTGTGTCACAACATCGCGATCATAGTACATCGAGTATGGCGCATCTGGCGCACCCACTCCAACAGATGTCACGTGAGGCAATGACTTTAGAAACGATTCACTATCGTGTGGATTTGGAAAGTGAATATACGAATCATCTGTTTCCAGATCATCCTTCTGCCGTGGTGGCGATGGAGCGTTATTATGTTCGTGAAGGAAATACGTCTAAAAACACGGATGCGATGTGTTTTACTTTTATTCCTATCAATGTGATTGATCTGTATGAGGTGTCAACGCAAGATGAAGCAGCGGTGCGTGCATTTGTTGAAGAACAGGTATACCAATATGCGGCACAGTCGGATTTGAAGTTTTCAATGACACAGAACCCACATTTTGCACATGATGGATACACATTTGATGGTGGGGATCATTGTTGGCTCGTTGCGGAGACGTTATACACTGGCCATGAGAGTCCCGTGATGATTAATAAGTGGTACGTGCCGAATATACAGGCCGATATTAATGTCACACGAATGAAAGAAACGACATAG